In Micromonospora sp. NBC_01813, the following are encoded in one genomic region:
- the alaS gene encoding alanine--tRNA ligase: MRTAEIKQRFLAHFAANGHTVVPSAPLPAISDPNLLFINAGMVQFVPFFLGQRPAPYPTAASVQKCIRTPDIDEVGKTSRHGTFFQMNGNFSFGDYFKAGAVRLAWELSTKPVKQGGFGLDPERIWATVYLDDDEAYDLWLTTGVPVERIVRRGKADNFWSMGIPGPAGPCSELYYDRGPAYGTEGGPEADEDRYLEFWNLVFMQYEIADVVSKEDFRIVGELPAKNIDTGMGLERIASILQGVDNLYEIDEVRPILARAADLTGKRYGLRSGQAATQSHPDDVRLRVIADHVRTSLMLIGDGVTPSNEGRGYVLRRIMRRAIRAMRLLGWQDRALPELLPVARDCMSPSYPELAADFDRIAATAYAEEDTFLGTLRAGTTILDTAIAETKKARRPVLAGDKAFQLHDTYGFPIDLTLEIAAEQGLTVDADGFRALMAEQRARAKADAKARKTGHADLSAYRAVLDADGPTDWVAYDTLDTESTVVAIWSGATPAAAAQAGDIVTVALDRSPFYAESGGQDSDAGALTGPNLRAEVIDVQRPVKGLIAHTVRIADGGLAVGDVVHATVDPDWRLGARQAHSGTHVVHAALRQVLGPHALQSGSYNRPGYLRLDFAWRGGLSDATRSEVEEVANLAIRRDLPVDVRYLPLERARAEGALALFGETYDETVRVVDIGGDWSRELCGGTHVDRSAQIGSLAVTGESSIGAGQRRIEAVTGIEAFRYLARERDLVQRLAAQLKARPEELPNRVAALLSRMKQTEREANDLRDRLIDADAESHASGAVDLDGVAFVGVTATGDGRRLAEKVRDRLGSRPGVVGVVAGPGVVVTVTSAGVERGLSAADLIRQLLAGRGGGNAAFAQGKATGDPTDLLVRLRELTTAA, translated from the coding sequence GTGCGCACGGCGGAAATCAAGCAGCGGTTCCTGGCCCACTTCGCGGCGAACGGGCACACGGTCGTCCCGTCGGCTCCGCTGCCGGCGATCTCGGATCCCAACCTCCTGTTCATCAACGCAGGGATGGTGCAGTTCGTCCCGTTCTTCCTCGGTCAGCGGCCTGCGCCCTACCCGACCGCGGCCTCGGTGCAGAAGTGCATCCGGACGCCGGACATCGACGAGGTCGGCAAGACCAGCCGGCACGGCACGTTCTTCCAGATGAACGGCAACTTCTCGTTCGGTGACTACTTCAAGGCCGGTGCGGTCCGCCTCGCCTGGGAACTGTCGACCAAGCCGGTCAAGCAGGGCGGCTTCGGCCTGGACCCGGAACGGATCTGGGCGACCGTCTACCTGGACGACGACGAGGCGTACGACCTGTGGCTCACCACCGGAGTTCCGGTCGAGCGGATCGTGCGCCGCGGCAAGGCCGACAACTTCTGGTCGATGGGCATCCCCGGCCCGGCCGGCCCTTGCTCCGAGCTGTACTACGACCGGGGCCCCGCCTACGGCACCGAGGGCGGCCCGGAGGCCGACGAGGACCGGTACCTCGAGTTTTGGAACCTCGTCTTCATGCAGTACGAGATCGCCGACGTCGTGTCGAAGGAGGACTTCCGGATCGTCGGTGAGCTGCCCGCCAAGAACATCGACACCGGGATGGGCCTGGAGCGGATCGCGTCGATCCTGCAGGGCGTGGACAATCTCTACGAGATCGACGAGGTCCGCCCCATCCTGGCCCGGGCCGCCGACCTGACCGGCAAGCGCTACGGCCTCCGCTCCGGGCAGGCGGCCACCCAGTCCCACCCCGACGACGTACGCCTGCGGGTCATCGCCGACCACGTGCGGACCTCGCTGATGCTCATTGGCGACGGGGTGACCCCGTCCAACGAGGGCCGTGGCTACGTGCTGCGGCGGATCATGCGTCGCGCCATTCGCGCGATGCGGTTGCTCGGCTGGCAGGACCGGGCACTGCCGGAACTGCTGCCTGTCGCCCGCGACTGCATGTCCCCGTCGTACCCGGAACTCGCCGCCGACTTCGACCGGATCGCCGCGACCGCGTACGCCGAGGAGGACACCTTTCTCGGTACGTTGCGAGCCGGCACCACCATCCTCGACACCGCGATCGCCGAGACGAAGAAAGCCAGACGCCCGGTGCTGGCCGGGGACAAGGCGTTCCAGCTGCACGACACGTACGGCTTCCCGATCGACCTCACCCTGGAGATCGCCGCCGAGCAGGGGCTGACCGTGGACGCCGACGGTTTCCGGGCGCTGATGGCCGAGCAGCGCGCCCGGGCGAAGGCCGACGCGAAGGCCCGCAAGACCGGCCACGCCGACCTGTCCGCGTACCGGGCAGTGCTGGATGCCGATGGGCCGACTGACTGGGTCGCCTACGACACCCTCGACACCGAGTCGACGGTCGTCGCGATCTGGTCCGGCGCAACACCCGCTGCCGCAGCGCAGGCAGGCGACATCGTCACCGTCGCGCTGGACCGCTCACCGTTCTACGCCGAGAGCGGCGGTCAGGATTCCGACGCCGGTGCGCTCACCGGCCCGAATCTGCGTGCCGAGGTCATCGACGTGCAGCGGCCGGTCAAGGGTCTGATCGCGCACACCGTCCGGATCGCCGACGGCGGCCTCGCCGTCGGGGACGTGGTGCACGCCACGGTCGACCCCGACTGGCGCCTCGGTGCCCGGCAGGCGCACTCGGGCACCCACGTCGTGCACGCCGCCCTGCGCCAGGTGCTCGGGCCCCACGCGCTGCAGTCCGGCTCGTACAACCGGCCCGGTTACCTGCGTCTGGATTTCGCCTGGCGCGGCGGCCTGTCCGACGCCACCCGCAGCGAGGTCGAGGAGGTCGCCAACCTGGCCATTCGCCGCGACCTGCCCGTCGATGTGCGGTACCTGCCGCTGGAACGCGCCCGCGCCGAGGGCGCGCTGGCGCTGTTCGGCGAAACCTACGACGAGACCGTCCGGGTCGTCGACATCGGCGGCGACTGGTCCCGGGAACTGTGCGGCGGGACCCACGTCGACCGCTCGGCCCAGATCGGCTCCCTGGCCGTGACCGGCGAATCGTCAATCGGTGCCGGCCAGCGCCGGATCGAAGCGGTCACCGGAATCGAGGCGTTCCGGTACCTGGCCCGCGAACGCGACCTCGTGCAACGACTCGCCGCCCAGCTCAAGGCCCGGCCCGAGGAACTCCCCAACCGGGTGGCCGCCCTGCTGTCCCGGATGAAGCAGACCGAACGTGAAGCCAACGACCTGCGCGACCGGCTGATCGACGCCGACGCCGAGAGCCACGCCTCCGGGGCCGTCGACCTCGACGGCGTGGCCTTCGTCGGAGTCACCGCCACCGGCGACGGCCGACGCCTCGCGGAGAAGGTCCGCGACCGGCTCGGCAGCCGTCCCGGCGTCGTCGGCGTCGTCGCCGGACCGGGTGTCGTCGTGACCGTCACCAGCGCCGGCGTCGAACGCGGGCTCTCCGCCGCCGACCTGATCAGACAGCTGCTCGCCGGCAGAGGCGGCGGCAACGCCGCATTCGCCCAGGGCAAGGCCACCGGAGATCCCACCGACCTGCTGGTGCGGCTGCGCGAA
- the tsaD gene encoding tRNA (adenosine(37)-N6)-threonylcarbamoyltransferase complex transferase subunit TsaD, with protein sequence MPIVLGIETSCDETGVGVVADGVLLSDALATSMDEHARFGGVVPEIAARAHLHAITPMVRHALDRAGIDISQIDAVAATAGPGLATAVQVGLAAGKAYALSVGVPFYGVHHLAGHAAVDVLEHGPLPARSVALIVSGGHTSLLLIGDLATEPVVHLGDTVDDAAGEAFDKVARLLGLPYPGGPAIDRVARDGDPDAIAFPRPMTGPTDPPYQFSFSGLKTAVARWVERTGERPVPVADVAASFQEAVADTLTRKALAACRDHQVDTLLLVGGVAANSRVRALAEHRCATAGIRLRVPSARLCTDNGAMIAALGDLLVRADVTPDRLDLGADPAAVLHGALLHGHRPRPAP encoded by the coding sequence ATGCCCATCGTCCTCGGCATCGAGACCTCCTGCGACGAGACCGGCGTCGGAGTCGTCGCCGACGGGGTCCTCCTCAGTGACGCGCTCGCCACCAGCATGGACGAACACGCCCGCTTCGGCGGCGTCGTCCCCGAGATCGCCGCCCGCGCACACCTGCACGCCATCACCCCGATGGTCCGCCACGCCCTCGACCGTGCCGGCATCGACATCAGCCAGATCGACGCCGTCGCCGCCACCGCCGGCCCCGGCCTCGCCACCGCCGTGCAAGTAGGCCTCGCCGCCGGCAAGGCTTACGCCCTCAGCGTCGGCGTGCCGTTCTACGGCGTTCACCACCTCGCCGGTCATGCCGCCGTCGACGTCCTCGAGCACGGGCCGCTGCCCGCCCGAAGCGTCGCGTTGATCGTCTCTGGCGGGCACACCTCCCTGCTACTGATCGGTGACCTCGCGACCGAGCCGGTCGTCCACCTCGGCGACACCGTCGACGACGCCGCAGGAGAGGCGTTCGACAAGGTCGCCCGCCTGCTTGGTCTGCCCTACCCTGGCGGCCCGGCCATCGACCGGGTCGCCCGCGACGGCGACCCCGACGCGATCGCCTTCCCCCGTCCGATGACCGGACCGACCGACCCGCCCTACCAGTTCTCCTTCTCCGGCCTCAAGACCGCCGTCGCCCGCTGGGTCGAAAGAACCGGTGAGCGACCCGTACCAGTGGCCGACGTCGCGGCGTCATTTCAGGAAGCCGTGGCCGACACTCTCACCCGCAAGGCCCTGGCTGCCTGCCGGGACCATCAGGTCGACACGCTCCTGCTCGTCGGCGGCGTCGCCGCCAACAGCCGCGTCCGTGCCCTCGCCGAACACCGTTGCGCCACCGCCGGCATCCGACTCCGGGTGCCCTCGGCGCGGCTCTGCACCGACAACGGCGCCATGATCGCGGCGCTCGGTGACCTGCTCGTGCGCGCCGACGTCACCCCCGACCGGCTCGATCTGGGCGCCGACCCGGCCGCGGTCCTGCATGGCGCCCTGCTGCACGGCCACCGCCCGAGGCCAGCCCCCTGA
- the def gene encoding peptide deformylase, with the protein MQTSTGTPRPITRYGSPVLHRRCAEVTVFDDALAGLVADMFASMYAARGVGLAANQIGVDARIFVVDCPDSTGAHTVAAIVNPVLHLPDQRELATDVEGCLSVPGQHADLARCATATVTGFDTYGTEIRLNGSGTLARCFQHEVDHLDGLAYVDRLPAKLRRRIVTASAEHPGVGAGVNTTPGH; encoded by the coding sequence GTGCAGACCTCGACCGGCACCCCACGCCCCATCACCAGATACGGCTCCCCCGTCCTGCACCGCCGCTGCGCCGAGGTGACCGTCTTCGACGACGCCCTCGCCGGGCTCGTGGCCGACATGTTCGCCAGCATGTACGCCGCACGCGGTGTGGGGCTGGCGGCCAACCAGATCGGCGTAGACGCCCGGATCTTCGTCGTCGACTGCCCTGACTCGACCGGCGCCCACACTGTCGCCGCGATCGTCAACCCGGTCCTGCACCTGCCCGATCAGCGGGAGCTGGCCACCGACGTCGAAGGATGCCTGTCCGTGCCCGGCCAGCACGCCGACCTGGCCCGCTGCGCCACCGCCACCGTCACCGGGTTCGACACGTACGGGACGGAGATCCGGCTCAACGGCAGCGGCACCCTGGCCCGGTGCTTCCAGCACGAGGTCGACCACCTCGACGGCCTCGCCTACGTCGACCGGCTCCCGGCCAAACTTCGCAGGAGAATCGTCACCGCCAGCGCTGAGCATCCCGGCGTCGGCGCAGGCGTCAACACGACCCCGGGCCACTGA